The region CGTTCCGCCAACGTACTCCATCGTAAGCACACGTGGGCCTGAATGGCTCTCGATCACGTCCGGGATGACGTAGCGGTCGTCGCCGTCGAAGTTGGACTGAATCTCGCGGAGAATCTCCGCTTCGCGCTCGTAATCCATCTCCTCACGGATTGTCTTCGAGAACTCGTCGGCGAGGTTCTCGAGCGAAAAAGCACGCGCATCGTCGACAAAGTACAACAGGATGGGGAGTGCCCAGTGGATCACCTGTAGATCCGTTCGAACGAGTTCCTCAACGCCGGGCCGGCGGATTTTGACGGCGGCATCTCGGCTGCGGTCGGCCGCGTCCGGTGCGTCGGCGGGTGCGGTTGGGTCGGCGACGCGGGCGCGATACACCTGCCCCAAACTCGCGCCGCTGATCGGCTCAGTCTCGAACTCGAGGAAGCGCTCGTCGACCGGCCCGAGTTCGTCCTCGAGCACCGCTTTCGCGTCCGCCCAGTCGGCTGCGGGGACGTCGTCTTGCAGTGCAGAGAGTACCTCGATGTACGACGGAGGCAACACGTCGGGACGGGTTGAGAGCAACTGCCCGAGTTTGATGAACGTCGGCCCGAGGGTAAGCAGTGACTCGAGGAGGATTTCAGCGCGTTTGCGGTGGGTTTCGGGCGAGACCTGTCGTCGGGAGCCAAACAGGAGAAACCGGCGTCTGTCACGGGCGTATGCGAGCAACAGTGGCAGGAACTGCCAGGCGACGAGGACGAATCGTTTGTACGCACGGAGCGAAATCAGTGTCAGTCACCCAGATTCCGTCGTGGTGTCGGTGTCTGTCTCTGGATCAATCTCGGTCTCGGTCTCGGACTCTGAAGCGTGTACCTGGCCAGGTTCTGCGGTAATCGTCGTTCCGCCAGTTTCTGCGTCGTCGGCGTCGACAATATCGATCGTTGTTTCAGTCCCGCCAGTGCGTTTCGGGATCGACAACTCGAGAACGCCTCGTTCGACCGTTGCCTGGGCCTCTGCAGGGAGGGTATCCGCAGGCAAGGGGAGTTCAACATCGAAAAACAGCGAGCGGGTTTCCTCGATGTACTGATACTCCTCAGGGAGGGCTTTCTCGCGTTGCGCGCTGATCTCGAGATGACTGTCTTCGGCGGTAAGATCGAGCGAGTCGGCGGAGATGCCGGGGACGTCGAGGATGAGCAGGTACGCCTCGTCGCTCTCTAAGAGATCGAAGAAGACGTCGTCGGAGAGGGTCCGCAACGCGTCACGAAGCGCTGACATGGATACAGGTTCGAACGCCGATACGAAAAAGCCCGCGGTAGCGGTTGCCCCCTGAAAGCCGGCGCTCGTCTCGAGTGGTCCCGTACGCTTTTGGCGTCAGCCAACCCGAATCAGCGTATGAACGGACCAGACAGCGACCGCACGGAATCGGGATTCAAAGTGCGGACGCCCGTTGCGGACGCGCGCCAGCGACTCGGCGAGGCGATCAGGAACCGGCGCGAACGAGAGGGAAAGAGGGATGGTGACCATGGCTCGAGGCTGGATACTGAACAGATCGACCTCGAACGCGCAGATGGGCGTGTCCTCGCCGCGCCGGTGACGGCAGCCAGGAACGTCCCCCACTACCGGCGCGCTGCGATGGATGGCTACGCGGTCCGCGCGGAGGACACGTTCGGCGCGAGCGAACGCTCACCCGAAGTGCTCCACGTGGCGGACGAAATCGGTGCGGCAGCGACCGTCGGACCGAACACCGCAGCGCGAGTGCACACTGGCAGCGCGCTGCCGGACGGCGCAGACGCCGTCGTCATGATCGAACACGTGACAGAGCTTGAGGTAGCGGGCGAACTCGAGGTCGAAGACGCTGTCGCAGGTGGCGAAAACGTTGCTCCAGTGGGCGAAGATATTGAGGCAGAGCAGCACCTCTATGACGCGGGACACCGCCTGCGGCCATCTGATCTCGGCTTGATTCGCTCGGCGGGCTACGACCGCGTCGCCGTCGCCTCACAGCCGACCGTCGGCGTGATTCCGACCGGCGAAGAACTCGTTTCGGGTGATCCCGGACCGGGCGAGGTGATCGAAACCAACGGCCTGACCGTTTCGCGGCTAGCCGAACGGTGGGGCGCGCGTGCGACCTACCGCGGTGTCGTCACCGACGACCCCGAGTCGCTTCGCGTGGCGATCCAGCGAGACCTCACGAAAGACGTCGTCGTCACGACGGGCGGTTCGTCCGTCGGCCAGCGGGACCTGCTCCCCGAAGTCATCGACGACCTGGGTGAGGTGCTCGTCCACGGCGTCGGGCTCAAACCCGGACACCCCGTCTGTCTCGGCATCGTCGAGGAGACACCCGTGCTCGCTCTGCCCGGCTACCCGGTCGCCTGCATCGTCAACGCTGTCCAGTTCCTCCGGCCGACCCTGCGCTGGCTCGAGGGAACCGAGCCAGCCCCCCATCCGACCACGCAAGCCGTCCTCGAGCGCAAGATTCCGAGTGAGCCGGGAACGAAGACATTCGCGCGCGTGCAGCTCAAAGACCGCGACGCAGCCGAGCGCGGGGACGACGACACCCAATTCGCGGCGACGCCGACGCGGGCCAGCGGCTCGGGCGTCCTCTCGAGTGTCGCGCTCGCAGACGGCTGGGTCGTCGTCGACGACGATCTCGAGGGCGTTCCGGCGGGCGAGACGGTCGCAGTCCAGGACTGGGAGCTGAATCCCTGAACTCTGTTTACGTTCGGATACAGATTTGCCGACTCGAAAGCGTGTAACCGACACAGCGTGAGTACCGACGACCAGTTCGTGATCGTCTCCAGAGAGATGCCGACTCGAGCCACTCGGCCGTCGATAGCGCAGATCTGACAGGAACCGACAGCCCGGATTTCAACAAGCCATCCCCGCGACGACCCATATTTGAGAGGGTATAATCACAGCATTTATAACAATACACTTTCCTTAAGATAACAACTGAGATAAATGCATATTTGGGGATGCGTTGGCTCACAGACGACGTGGAGGATACTCGCTCGCGGGCCGGAGCCGCGTTTAGCAGCGTTTTCGGCGGTCGTGACGAGCGTTTGTCCCGCAAGAATCAGCCCGGAACGACAGGTTGAGGAATACTGACATGGCGTTCGTAAACCGACTCCAGAAAGTACTGGGTACGACTCTTCGAAAGCGTCTTGCACCGATTCTCCCCGTTCTGTTCGGAGCACTTATTGTCGCGCTCGTGACCGTCGCGACCCTCCAGTTTACTGGGTTCATCGACGCCGTACCGTCGATCTCGGTCCCGCTTCTGGGCTGGACATTCTCAGCGCGGCTCACTGCGTTTCTCCTCGCGGCTGTCGTCAGTCTGGTGGTCGGCCTCTGGTATCTCTCCTATCGGCGCTACCGCGAACCGATCCACGAGTACTGGGGTCAGTACTCGACGTGGGCGCAGGCACTCATCATCGGCTGTGTCTGTGGTCTCGTCGTTGCGCTGGGCCTCGGTATCGGCGCGTTGTTCGGCCGCGCCCATCCGGCAAGCGTCGTGCTCGGATTTCTCGTGGCGTGGCCGACGTCGGCCGGCCTGTTGCTGCTGGTTGATCACCGGAGCGACGGTGCTGACTCCTCGCTTTCGTCCGTCAAGATCGGCTACGTCCACACGCGAGGCCTCGAGAGCCGAACGCTGTCGATTATTCTCGGGCTGTTAGTCGCCGTCGCCGGTGGGCTGGGTATCTGGTACGTCGGCGCGCGGTACATCAACGGCGTTTCCCTCGCTATCACGGGTCTCGGTGCGCTCGTGTTGTGGCTCGGAACGACTGTGTTCATGTACAACAAGTACGATGCCACGACGACGGAGCGGACGGACGTCAGCATTATCGCCGTCAGCACGCCCGAATCCCGTCACACACGAGAGCTGACGATCAAAAACGAGTCAGCAGCGTCGGTCGACCTTTCGGACTCTCGGCTTCGCGATACAGAGTTCGAACTGTACCGACTCGGCGTCACCGTGACGCTCCGGCCGGGAGCGGTGTGTACGTTCGAAATTCCGGAGTCGTTTACGCTCGAGCCAAACGACGATTCGGTGGAACTGCCGCTTGGGTACAGTCTCAAGCGAGGCGGTGAAACGCCCACGCTCTTTACGAAAACAGGTGAGATCTACTCACTTCAGTGGTCCGAATCGGCGGGAGAGCGGCCAGAAGCGGTCGATTCGACGACGATTTCGGAGCGGGCTGACGGACCATCGGATGGGGCGAATGCCGGTGGTGATGCGGACGTAGAGTCGTCGCTTCAACCGTCCGGACCGAATCCCGCGACGCAGGATTGAGTCGTGTCACTCGAAAATAATTAAGGAGGTAGCGTGTCACTCACGAGATACCGCGTGAGTTGACGACTCGAGTTTCGGTTGTCCATCGTGGACAGCCCCGATTTCACCAGCAGTCGACGGAGGAGATGACATGGACGAGTTTGACAATATGGCGGCTGTACCGGGCCTTCGTAACATACGCGTAAGCCAAGCCTGGATGAACATCGAGACGGCATCCCACTCGCCACCCGAGGCGGCGACACGGAGAGTGACAGAAGCCGATGAGGCTGGACACACGGACACGACGCCAGCGGACCGGCTGCCGATCAGTGGACTCAGCCGCCGTCAGCAGTCAATCACAACGCTGGACCCCTCCCGTCTGATGAGTGGATTCGTACTCCGTATTCTCAACCGCCATCAGCAGGCCGAGTTGACGTACCGCCGGTTTCATTACGGACGCAGGGACGAACCGCTGCCCGAGGAGTCAATCACAGAATCAGCCGATTCGATTCCAGGTCGACCGCCACTTTCGTACCTGGCGTCGGTCACAGACGACGACCGGGCCACCCCACCCGCCGATCTGACGCCGCAGTCGACGCGCCCCGCCGTTCGCGAATTGGCGGTCAACTCCCGGGTGCCGGCTGTCTCTGTCCGGCGGTCTGTTCACCGCATCCAGTCGAATTCGAACTCGGCCGATGTCCCCGAATCTCCTCCTGAGAGTCGCTCCCAAGGCGCTGCGAAGTCACCGGAGTCTTTGTTCACCGATGGAAGTCGACCCTCACTTTCGCTGGCGTCCACAACTGACGCTGCTGCTTCGGCCGCCGGAAAAAAGCCTGACACCCACGCGCCACAGGTGTCGGATTCGGCGGTCGATGAACCAACTCGAGACGACCCGATTCGCTCGAGTGTGCCAACCACAGTCGAGACGACCGAACGCAACGAACGCACCGACGTTCCCTCGTCGGTCGGGCCGCAGTCGGACTCGTCGCTCGGCGTTTTGCCACGAACCAATGAGGGATCCCAGACAGAGTCAACGACCTGGCGTCGTGCTCCCGGAGAAGGACCCGATGCCCCTCGTGCGGTCGTCCGTGAGGACAACGACGACGGAAAGCCCGCTGCGACGAACGACGCTATGGACACAACTCGCGATACCATCAGCGCGGGAACCACAGCGAACGCCGCAGCAGCGGTTCGAACGCGTTCCGAAAAACACCGGAAGCGAGTGACGGCTCGGCTCTCGCAGAACAGTCACGTAGAAGCGATGGAGACGATGACGGCGGCGTCGCTCGAGCGGGCACGGGACAAGATGACACTGGCAACGCGAACGGACGAGTCGGCCCAATCTGTTGCTTCGACACCCAATGGCCCGACAGATCGGCCGTCACCGATGACGGACCCCCAACCCAGGTCGGTCCACCAGCAGCAGGCGGTAGTGCCGGACGACGGGTCTGAAACCGTCCAGCAATCGGGGCAGTCCCCGAAACCGATGCCCCCAGACTCCAGTTCGGTGCTCAGTGAGTCTGCTGGCTCACTCGAGCGCGCCGCCAGACGGTCATCAGGTGGCGAGGGATCACAATCAACATCGCAAACGACTGGTCGGGACCGCAGCGAGCACCCTGGTACCGATACTGGCCCGGCCGAGGGAGAGAAAGCAACCGGAAAGCAGTCTGTCGGTTCCACCGCCCGCGAACCGAGTACCCGCGACCGGGTGCTTCGTCGGACTGCCGGAAACGCAAGGCAGAGACCCTCGAGTACCGCCAGCGTCGATTTTGGCTCTGAGAGAGCGCCGAAACTGGGTCCGCAGACGGCAGAGGGCGTGCGGGCTGCATCGGCTGACACTCCGCTGGTCGAGTCAGTCGAAACGTCGGCGACTGGATCGGCTCAAATTTTGACAACTGAAGCGACCCAAACCGCAGCGACTGAACCGGCCCAACCTACGACAACTGAGCTGGCCCAAGCTGCGCCGACTGAATCGGCTGCACCTTGGACGAAGACCCGACTGGGCCGAGCAATCGGTACGTTGAACGCCTCGCGCGTACGCACGGGATCACTTGTAGCCGGTTCCGTGCCGGCCGTGACGCTCGAGGGACACTCGGTTCGTAGATCGTCGACCCCCGACAGTGAACGGATTGGTACTACCAACGGCGCTGACACCGACGCCGACACCGGATCAGCGGCCCCACTCGAGGTCGCGGACCAACCGTCTCCCGTCACCGAAACGAACGCACAGCCGTCAGGCACGTCAATTCCCTCGAGTGGCGAGAGACCGGCGTCTACTCGGTCTGGCTCGCAGTCGGACGCGCTGTCAACGTCAGTTGTGCAGCCGTCTTCATCGACAACCGAGTACGGCGGGCAAAGCGGTCAACCCGTCAGTCAGGTCGCGGAAGGTGGCCAAAGCGACGCACACAGATCGAGTACACGCACAAAGACACAGCAGAACAGGCCGGCGCGGAACAGACAAGAATCGAACTCCGTCTCGGTGATGCACGCACGCGGGCCAGCGCTCGATCCGAAGACGGCTGGTGAGGACGGTAACCCGCTGTCACGTCCTGTCTCGGCTGCGAACACACCCTCGCTGGACCCACAATCAGAAAGGCGGGCTGACTCACCGCCCCGGCTGACCAGCCCGAACGAGACGAGAAGGGTTCGACCACCCGTCAGGTTGCAGTCCGTTGCGAGAGTCGCCAACGCGCTTGCTCCGGCTGGGGAAGGTCCGCCTCGAGCCGAAACCGACGTCGACAACCGACACCAGCGCCCGTCTCGTCGAGAACTGAGCCGTCGACCCGAGACGACCAGTACCACCACGCTGTCTTCGGACCAGAGAGTCGATCACCGTTCGGAACCAGAGTCGGCAACAGCGGTTGAATCGAGTGGGCAAACGGGTGGGCCGGAAACGAGTGTCTTCGTATCGACGGCCGCGTTCTCTCGTCCCGAACTCCGGCCGGATACCCACCGTGCTGACAGCGAACAGGCACGGCCGTCTCCGCAGGTTCGGACTCGAGCCGACCGCGGGCAGCGCTCCCAGACGGCAGCGGATGCTCCCCCTCACGTCTCGGAATCGGTCCGTAACCCGTCGTCGCGGCCGTCACGCTTGAGCGCTCGAGACGACGGGTTTGACTCGAGTCCTGCGAGCCACGGTGACGGACGCGGTCAGGAATCGGGAACTGGTGGGTTGACGGGCGAGAGTGTTCGACGGAGCCGCTCACTGACGATTCATCGTCGGTCGAAGACGGCGATTACGACCGGGACGCACCCGACAGCGCTTGAACCGCGAGCGAGCCAGCGTCAACCGGGACATGCTGGAGCGACGACACAGGGTCCGAGTGCACAGCAGTCGCCGCCAGCGAGTAAACCGACTGCTCGAGCGAACGCGACCCAACCGTCGCTCGAGTGCTCGAGTGGATCTGCCGCGGTGCTCGAGAAGACCGGTGAGTCGAGTCCCAACGGAGGCAACAGCGGGCATCTCTCTGCTGCAGTCGACACACAGCCCGGAGCTACACCGGGAGCCGAGAGCCCGATCGGCGGAGTCGAAGAGCAGTCAGCGGAGAACCAATCCGTAGGGGCCTCTGTCGCCGCTCGAGATGAGCGATCCCCAACAGATGTATCAACACCCCCGATGACGGCCAGTGGATCGATGAGTGAGTCACGACCGAAGACACCGACAGCGACTGATGTCGACTCTGCGGAGACGACAGTTCGATCCGAAACGGGGTCAGAAACCAGTCCCGATTTTGCCCGGATTCACGCCGTCGGACCGACCGTGAATCGGCTTTCGGCGGCCGTTCAGGGCCGGACTACCATCCCAACCGTCTACAACCGCGGCCGCGAGAGAGTCCCTTCTGTAGCCAAGCAATCCGCAAGGGGTCGGGCGACATCCGTCCTGGCTCGTCGACCTCCCGAACCGCCGACGGATGAGGCGCAGTCGAGGCAGACCTCGAACGCTAGGACTCGAGTCGGCGAACACCCGCAGTCGGCAACCGAACCGACACGTTCGACAGCTGATACGGACCGGCTGACAGCGTCCAGCAAAACGGATACCGCTGGCTCGAGACTGCACAGCGTCGCACGGAATACTCCCTCTAACGAGGATACCGGCAGAGAAATGATTAAATATAAAACATACGAGAATAAAGGAAAAGAAAGTCAATCGGAGAAAAATAGTATGAAATCGATCAGTCGCCAGGCAACGCTCGTCTACCGGGATACGTCCTCACCAAGAAGTACCGAGGACGCTGCGGGTCGGGGTGGTGCCCCGAACGCTGCTGGAGCAGACCGCCATAGCGGTTTGACTGGGCGGCCCGCTGCAAACACTGCCCGTCCACAGGGCGCGACAGCACCACTCGAATCGCGACGCGAGACCGCAACCGATTCGATGGCTGGTCGTGGCCAGACTGCCGGATCGGCCGCATCTCGAGCGAGCACCGAGAAGCACCGCCGAAAGCACTCGAGCAGGGCAGACCGAGGGCGACCAAGAACGGACGTAAGCGCGACTGCCCGCCCGGCAGATACCGGCCCGTCAGCCGCCCGAGGCCAAGGGAGCGTCGGACCCGGTAGCGGATCTCGAATCGGCGTCGACGACCGATCACCTGACTCCAGTCTCCCGCCCGAACAGGGTGGCAGGCAACCGCGCCACACCGAGGGGATGGGCGATCACGATCAATCCAACCGCCACGGTCACAACCGAACTGCCGACAGGGACCAGCGTCCCGCTGTCGATCTCCCATGGGGCGAAGAGTCTGTCCAGTTCGACGCCGACGTCGACCGGATCGTTGACCGTCTCTATCGGAAACTCGAGCGAAAGCAGCGGATCGAACGCGAACGGAGGGGACTGTAGATGGCATCCAGCGGAAAACTCGAGAAAGCCCAGATCATGATCCTCAACGGGAAACAGAAGGGCGAAGCGATAGAGTGTAAGTTCAACCCGAACTCGTATACCCTCGAGAAGAGCGTCAACTACGGCGAGATGAAGGCGACAGGGTCGGGAGCGTCGATCATGCAGTTCGTCGACGGCAACGCGGAGACCCTGTCGATGGAACTGTTCTTCGATACGACCGACGAACTCGAGAAAGACGGCGGCGATGACGCCATGATCGATGTCCGAGAACAGTATACGAAGTACATCGACCTGTTGCTGTCCGTCGACGGCGAGTTACACGCGCCGCCGGTCTGTCGGTTCGTCTGGGGCGAGGGGATCGATTTCACCGCGCTCGTACAGAGTGCGAACAAGCAGTTTACCAAGTTCCTCCCCAGCGGAATCCCCATCCGGGCCCGCGTCTCGATCGTCTTCACCGAGTTCAAAACGGCCGACTACCACAAGTCAGAGGTCTCACCCGAGTCCACCGATAAGACGAAGGTTTGGACGGTAACGGAAGGAGATACGCTCTGGCTCATCGCGTCGGAGGAGTACGGTGATCCGTCCCACTGGCGGACAATTGCGGATCAGAACAACGTCGACAATCCACGCGCCATCGCGCCCGGGGACAAACTTGAACTACCGCCGTTATGAGCACTGAACTCAACAATCACCCGCGATACTCGCCGCGATTCAAGGTCGACGTTGGCGATCAGAAATTTCAGGAACCCGGCGGCAGAATCGCCGATCTCGTCGTCGAAACGACCTTCGAGGGAGCGGATCGGTTCTCCTTTACGCTGAACTATCCGTTCGACGAGGAGTTAGACGAGTTTGCCGGCCTGTCGTGGGACGACTTTGCCGTCGGGACAGACGTCGAAATTTCAATGGGGTACGGCGACGACGGACAACTGACGCCGTTGCTGTCTGGAAAGATTCAGTCAATCACCGGCGAGTTTACCGTCGACCGTGGCCCGTCGATACAGATCGCCGGCTACGGGTTGCTCTGGGAAACCATGCAAGGGTCCGCCGCCAACTCGTGGTCGGAAACGACAATCGGCGACGCCGTTGAGGATGTTCTCTCGAGGTATCCGTTCTCGACGGTCCACGTAGAACACGCGGATATCAAGCGAGAGAAGCTAATTCAGAACGATTGCAGCGACTACCGGTTCGTCCACGATCTCGCATCGACCTACGGATTCGAGTTCTACGCGAAGCGAGATACAGCCACGTTCGTCCCGCGCTCGTCGGCGGTGTCCGACGATCCGGTTGCCGAACTGTGGTACGGAGAAGCGCTCCACGATTTCTCCGGAGAGATCACCCGTCGAAAGCACACACACCAGGTCGAAGTCCGATCGTGGGACATCGGAGAGAAGTCCGAAATCGTCGCCACTGCAGGCAGTTCCACTGCACAACACAAGGAGGTATTCAGAGTGCCAGCTATGTCACGTGATGAGGCCGAACGAATCGCAGCAACGAAACACAATCAGTTCTCCGATGGGATCGTCCAGGCCCACGGTGAGGCCGACGGAATTCCGGAAATCCGCGCCGGCGAGACGATTGAGCTCGCCGAACTCGGTAACCGGTTCTCGGGGTCGTACCACGTTACCAAAGCGACCCATCGAATGGGCACTGCAGGCTATCGGACGACATTCGAAGCGACGGAGGTGTCGGTATGAGCAGTCCGGGCTTTTTCGACGGCGAAACCGCCGAGGGCGGGATTCAGGGAGTCGTCGTCGGGATCGTCACCGACAACGACGATCCGAAAGACCTCGGCCGCGTCAAGCTCAGGTTCCCCTGGCGCGACGCTGACGACGAGAGCTACTGGGCCAGAATCGCCACGCCGATGGCGGGTGACGAGTACGGCACGTACTTCCTGCCGGAAGTCGACGATGAGGTGCTCGTCGCCTTCGAAAACGGCGATATTCACGAACCGTACGTCATCGGGTCACTCTGGAACGGCGAGCAAAAACCACCTCGTCGAAACGAGGGTCACAACAACACCCGCGAAATCCGATCGCGCAGCGATCACACAATCGCGTTCGACGACAGCGATGACGGCAGCATCACGATCCGCACGAGCGACGGCCACGAAATCGTCGTCGATGACTCGAGCGGGTCAGAAACGGTTGCCATCCGCGACGACCGCGGCAAGAACACGATCACGCTCGACTCATCGAGTGGCCGGATTTCGATTGAGGCGGACGACGAACTCGATCTCTCTGCATCGAAGATTTCCATCGACGGCACGAAATCCGTCGAAATCTCCGGCGGCACCGATGTCGATATCTCGAGTAAGAACACCATTGAACTCTCGAGTAAGGCTCGACTCGATATCTCGAGTAGCGGACTCATGGGAATCGATTCGACGGGGCCGCTGACGATCCGCGGTGCACTCATTCAGCTGAATTGAGTTGGAACTGAGACAAGCGAAACACGAGACTCATACATGAAACCCGCAGCACGACTCGGCGATGCGACCGCCCACGGCACACCGCTTACTGGAACCGCGAGTCCAAACGTCTTCATCGGCAAGCAGCCAGCGTGGCGCGCTATCGCGGACGTCCACGCGTGTCCGTTGACAACAGGGGCGGTCCCACATGTTGGTGGAAAAGTTGCAGTAGGAAGCAGTACCGTCCTGATCAACAAGATGCCGGCGGCACGAATGGGTGACAAGATCATCGAGAACGGCCCGCCGAATACGATTGTCGACGGCTGTCCAACCGTCCAC is a window of Natronolimnobius sp. AArcel1 DNA encoding:
- a CDS encoding Hsp20/alpha crystallin family protein; this translates as MSALRDALRTLSDDVFFDLLESDEAYLLILDVPGISADSLDLTAEDSHLEISAQREKALPEEYQYIEETRSLFFDVELPLPADTLPAEAQATVERGVLELSIPKRTGGTETTIDIVDADDAETGGTTITAEPGQVHASESETETEIDPETDTDTTTESG
- the glp gene encoding gephyrin-like molybdotransferase Glp, translating into MNGPDSDRTESGFKVRTPVADARQRLGEAIRNRREREGKRDGDHGSRLDTEQIDLERADGRVLAAPVTAARNVPHYRRAAMDGYAVRAEDTFGASERSPEVLHVADEIGAAATVGPNTAARVHTGSALPDGADAVVMIEHVTELEVAGELEVEDAVAGGENVAPVGEDIEAEQHLYDAGHRLRPSDLGLIRSAGYDRVAVASQPTVGVIPTGEELVSGDPGPGEVIETNGLTVSRLAERWGARATYRGVVTDDPESLRVAIQRDLTKDVVVTTGGSSVGQRDLLPEVIDDLGEVLVHGVGLKPGHPVCLGIVEETPVLALPGYPVACIVNAVQFLRPTLRWLEGTEPAPHPTTQAVLERKIPSEPGTKTFARVQLKDRDAAERGDDDTQFAATPTRASGSGVLSSVALADGWVVVDDDLEGVPAGETVAVQDWELNP
- a CDS encoding LysM peptidoglycan-binding domain-containing protein, with translation MASSGKLEKAQIMILNGKQKGEAIECKFNPNSYTLEKSVNYGEMKATGSGASIMQFVDGNAETLSMELFFDTTDELEKDGGDDAMIDVREQYTKYIDLLLSVDGELHAPPVCRFVWGEGIDFTALVQSANKQFTKFLPSGIPIRARVSIVFTEFKTADYHKSEVSPESTDKTKVWTVTEGDTLWLIASEEYGDPSHWRTIADQNNVDNPRAIAPGDKLELPPL
- a CDS encoding phage late control D family protein encodes the protein MSTELNNHPRYSPRFKVDVGDQKFQEPGGRIADLVVETTFEGADRFSFTLNYPFDEELDEFAGLSWDDFAVGTDVEISMGYGDDGQLTPLLSGKIQSITGEFTVDRGPSIQIAGYGLLWETMQGSAANSWSETTIGDAVEDVLSRYPFSTVHVEHADIKREKLIQNDCSDYRFVHDLASTYGFEFYAKRDTATFVPRSSAVSDDPVAELWYGEALHDFSGEITRRKHTHQVEVRSWDIGEKSEIVATAGSSTAQHKEVFRVPAMSRDEAERIAATKHNQFSDGIVQAHGEADGIPEIRAGETIELAELGNRFSGSYHVTKATHRMGTAGYRTTFEATEVSV
- a CDS encoding phage baseplate assembly protein V yields the protein MSSPGFFDGETAEGGIQGVVVGIVTDNDDPKDLGRVKLRFPWRDADDESYWARIATPMAGDEYGTYFLPEVDDEVLVAFENGDIHEPYVIGSLWNGEQKPPRRNEGHNNTREIRSRSDHTIAFDDSDDGSITIRTSDGHEIVVDDSSGSETVAIRDDRGKNTITLDSSSGRISIEADDELDLSASKISIDGTKSVEISGGTDVDISSKNTIELSSKARLDISSSGLMGIDSTGPLTIRGALIQLN
- a CDS encoding PAAR domain-containing protein, with the protein product MKPAARLGDATAHGTPLTGTASPNVFIGKQPAWRAIADVHACPLTTGAVPHVGGKVAVGSSTVLINKMPAARMGDKIIENGPPNTIVDGCPTVHIG